One genomic window of Odocoileus virginianus isolate 20LAN1187 ecotype Illinois chromosome 8, Ovbor_1.2, whole genome shotgun sequence includes the following:
- the RASA3 gene encoding ras GTPase-activating protein 3 isoform X4, protein MWRDPNTIFRGNSLTSKCIDETMKLAGMQYLHVTLKPTIEEICQSHKSCEIDPVRLKDGESLESNMENLRQFVDRVFSVITKSGVSCPTVMCDIFFSLREAAAKRFQDDLDVRYTAVSSFIFLRFFAPAILSPNLFQLTPHHTDPQTSRTLTLVSKTIQTLGSLSKSKSASFKESYMAAFYEFFNEQKYADAVKNFLDLISSSGRRDPKSVQQPILLKEGFMIKRAQGRKRFGMKNFKKRWFRLTNHEFTYQKSKGDLPLYSIPIENILAVEPLEEESFKMKNMFQVIQPERALYIQANNCVEAKAWIDILTKVSQCNQKRLAVYHPSAYLNGHWLCCRASSDTAAGCSPCTGGLPANIQLDIDGDRETERIYSLFSSYMSKLEKMQEACGSRSVYDGPEQEEYSAFLIDDPQQTYKTLKQVIAGVGALEQEHAQYKRDKFKKTKYGSQEHPIGDKSFQSYIRQQSETPAHSM, encoded by the exons ATTTGCCAGAGTCACAAGTCCTGTGAGATCGACCCCGTGAGGCTGAAGGACGGTGAGAGCCTGGAGAGCAACATG GAGAACCTGCGGCAGTTCGTGGACCGTGTGTTCAGCGTCATCACCAAATCGGGGGTGAGCTGCCCCACCGTCATGTGTGACATCTTCTTCTCCTTGCGGGAGGCAGCCGCCAAGCGCTTCCAGG ATGACCTGGATGTACGGTACACAGCTGTGAGCAGCTTCATTTTCCTGCGGTTCTTCGCTCCAGCCATCCTGTCCCCCAACCTCTTCCAGCTCACACCCCACCACACG GACCCACAGACATCGAGGACGCTGACACTTGTTTCGAAGACCATTCAGACTCTAGGCAGTCTGTCCAAGTCCAAGTCT GCCAGTTTTAAGGAGTCCTACATGGCTGCATTCTACGAATTCTTCAATGAGCAGAAGTACGCTGACGCAGTGAAAAAC TTCCTGGATTTGATCTCATCCTCCGGGAGAAGAGACCCCAAGAGCGTGCAGCAGCCCATCCTGCTTAAGGAAGG GTTCATGATCAAGAGGGCACAAGGGAGAAAACGATTTGGGatgaagaattttaagaaaagatggtTCCGCCTGACAAACCATGAATTTACCTACCAGAAAAGCAAAG GGGACCTGCCTCTCTACAGTATCCCCATCGAGAACATCCTGGCCGTGGAGCCGCTGGAGGAGGAGTCCTTCAAGATGAAGAAT ATGTTCCAGGTCATCCAGCCCGAGCGGGCGCTGTACATCCAGGCCAACAACTGCGTGGAGGCCAAAGCCTGGATCGACATCCTCACCAAGGTGAGCCAGTGCAACCAGAAGCGCCTGGCCGTCTACCACCCGTCTGCCTACCTGAACGGCCACTGGCTGTGCTGCAGGGCCTCCTCGGACACGGCCGCTGGCTGCTCCCCCTGCACTGG CGGCCTCCCAGCAAACATCCAGCTGGACATCGACGGGGACCGAGAGACTGAACGTATCTACTCCCTCTTCAGCTCGTACATGAGCAAACTCGAGAAGATGCAAG AGGCCTGCGGAAGTAGATCCGTGTACGACGGGCCAGAGCAGGAGGAGTACTCCGCGTTCCTCATCGACGACCCCCAGCAGACCTACAAGACGCTGAAGCAGGTCATCGCCGGGGTCGGGGCCCTGGAGCAAGAGCATGCCCAGTACAAAAGGGACAAGTTCAAGAAGACCAAGTACGGAAGCCA GGAGCATCCCATTGGAGACAAGAGCTTCCAGAGCTACATCAGGCAGCAGTCTGAGACCCCTGCCCACTCCATGTGA